In Candidatus Sericytochromatia bacterium, one DNA window encodes the following:
- the nfi gene encoding deoxyribonuclease V (cleaves DNA at apurinic or apyrimidinic sites), whose amino-acid sequence MTIPLFHEHRWDVSPFEAQQIQKDLQARVRETEWDGKVQTVGGIEIAHSRFSDVLVVAVSVLRYPDLALLEEITIEHRVTFPFIPGLLSFREVPAILAALERLEALPDLLLVDGPGIAHPHRLGVASHLGVLLDKPTIGCSRSALVGSYVEPEITAGSHSSLVWQGEIIGVVFRSKNRVAPLFISVGHLVNRKSAQEFVASCCQGYRLPEPTRLAHTALHHARSDMKSASASNGAS is encoded by the coding sequence TTGACGATTCCCCTGTTTCACGAACACCGCTGGGATGTATCCCCTTTCGAAGCACAGCAGATTCAAAAGGATTTGCAGGCTCGTGTCCGAGAAACGGAGTGGGACGGCAAGGTCCAGACCGTCGGGGGGATCGAGATCGCCCACTCCCGCTTCAGCGATGTGCTGGTGGTGGCTGTCAGCGTTCTGAGATATCCGGACCTGGCGCTGCTGGAAGAAATCACGATCGAGCATCGCGTGACCTTTCCTTTCATCCCAGGCCTGCTCTCGTTTCGGGAAGTTCCGGCCATTTTGGCGGCCCTGGAACGTCTTGAAGCCTTGCCTGACCTGCTCCTGGTAGACGGGCCCGGCATTGCACACCCGCACCGCCTCGGCGTGGCCTCGCACCTGGGCGTTCTGCTGGACAAGCCAACCATCGGCTGTTCACGCAGCGCCCTGGTCGGCAGTTATGTGGAACCAGAAATCACGGCGGGTTCGCATTCCTCGCTGGTGTGGCAAGGCGAGATTATCGGCGTGGTCTTCCGATCGAAGAATCGGGTCGCGCCCCTGTTCATCTCGGTGGGGCACCTGGTCAATCGCAAGTCCGCTCAGGAATTCGTGGCCTCCTGTTGCCAGGGTTACAGGTTGCCGGAGCCGACGCGCCTGGCCCATACGGCCCTTCACCACGCGCGCAGCGACATGAAGTCCGCCAGCGCCTCGAATGGGGCGAGCTAG
- the cax gene encoding calcium/proton exchanger, whose amino-acid sequence MKFLYALLLFIPAAIAAKWVHADPTITFVLSLLAIVPLAKMMGTATEEIALRTGPGIGGLLNATFGNATEFIIAVFALHAGLYQVVQASITGSIIGNILFVLGMAIFVGGLKTPTLVFNRTVAGLNTSLLTLAVVGLLVPAAFDWHTRAVKVAHPKVWEFSVLVALVLIGVYVANLIFALKTHADLYAGGEGQHDPHEAPTLALRTAVGMLLGSTLLVAWMSEIMVGSIEHVTHAWGLSAFFIGVILVPLVGNAAEHMTAVTVAMKNKMDLSLGIAIGSTTQIALLIAPMLVIAGWFMGRPLTLSFDTFEVMAVVMSVVIANFITLDGESNWLEGFMLLATYGILAVAFFLH is encoded by the coding sequence ATGAAATTCCTCTACGCCCTTCTTCTTTTCATTCCCGCTGCCATTGCCGCGAAGTGGGTCCACGCCGACCCCACGATCACCTTTGTCCTCTCGCTGTTGGCGATCGTCCCATTGGCCAAGATGATGGGCACGGCCACGGAGGAAATTGCCCTCAGAACCGGGCCTGGCATCGGGGGCTTGCTGAACGCGACCTTCGGCAACGCGACCGAATTCATCATTGCCGTGTTCGCCCTCCACGCGGGTCTCTATCAGGTGGTCCAGGCCTCGATCACGGGCTCGATCATCGGCAACATTCTATTCGTGCTCGGCATGGCCATTTTTGTGGGCGGATTGAAGACCCCCACCCTGGTGTTCAACCGCACCGTGGCTGGTCTCAACACCTCCCTTCTGACCCTGGCGGTGGTGGGCTTGCTGGTTCCTGCCGCGTTCGACTGGCACACGCGCGCCGTCAAGGTGGCCCATCCCAAGGTCTGGGAATTCTCCGTTCTGGTGGCGTTGGTGCTGATCGGGGTGTACGTCGCCAATCTGATCTTTGCCTTGAAAACGCACGCCGATCTCTACGCGGGAGGCGAGGGGCAGCACGACCCCCACGAAGCCCCGACCCTGGCACTGCGCACAGCCGTCGGCATGCTGCTCGGCTCGACGCTGCTGGTCGCCTGGATGTCAGAAATCATGGTGGGCTCGATCGAACACGTCACCCACGCTTGGGGACTGTCGGCCTTCTTCATCGGCGTGATTCTCGTCCCGCTGGTCGGCAATGCCGCGGAACATATGACGGCAGTCACGGTGGCCATGAAGAACAAAATGGACCTGTCGCTGGGAATCGCCATCGGTTCCACGACCCAGATTGCTCTCTTGATCGCCCCCATGCTGGTGATTGCCGGTTGGTTCATGGGGCGTCCGCTGACCCTCTCGTTCGACACATTCGAGGTGATGGCGGTCGTGATGTCGGTTGTGATCGCCAACTTCATCACCCTCGATGGGGAGTCCAACTGGCTGGAGGGTTTCATGCTGCTCGCCACCTACGGAATTCTGGCAGTGGCCTTCTTCTTGCATTGA
- a CDS encoding cytochrome c produces the protein MFHPMSRTAALTLAVWGLVSWGCREPLDYERTLVADPDRGARLYKANCAKTCHPADVFADPRTSDIKELTNTVRAYYEQVVGGEGNYTTQDIFDLTRYLNDKYYQFDLPARY, from the coding sequence ATGTTTCACCCGATGAGTCGCACCGCCGCCCTGACGCTCGCCGTGTGGGGGCTGGTCAGTTGGGGTTGCCGCGAGCCGCTGGACTACGAACGGACCCTGGTCGCCGACCCTGACCGAGGCGCACGCCTGTACAAGGCCAATTGCGCCAAAACCTGTCACCCAGCCGATGTCTTCGCCGACCCACGCACCAGTGACATCAAGGAATTAACCAACACGGTGCGTGCATACTACGAGCAGGTGGTTGGAGGAGAGGGCAATTACACCACTCAGGATATCTTTGACCTGACCCGCTACCTCAACGACAAGTACTACCAGTTCGATTTGCCTGCCAGGTACTGA
- a CDS encoding LEA type 2 family protein, whose amino-acid sequence MNRASRWLFLLALACLPMLTGCAVYQAYVQRRAIEQATFSLVNAQIVGLDLAGAEFAVTLRVHNPGDHAVVLDRLDYSLYANDLKMLQGSTSQTIEVPPGQDRPVFVRVGLAYADMAAPLRQWLLLRKTISWKLEGLAHFETPLGVVDYPVRAVFPRSR is encoded by the coding sequence ATGAATCGAGCTTCCAGATGGCTTTTTCTGCTGGCGTTGGCGTGCCTGCCGATGCTCACGGGCTGTGCCGTCTATCAGGCCTACGTGCAGCGACGAGCGATCGAGCAGGCGACGTTTTCCCTGGTCAACGCCCAGATTGTTGGCCTGGACCTGGCGGGCGCAGAATTTGCGGTGACCCTGCGCGTTCACAACCCGGGTGACCACGCGGTGGTACTGGACCGACTGGACTACTCGCTGTATGCCAACGACTTGAAAATGCTTCAGGGAAGCACATCACAGACGATCGAGGTGCCACCGGGGCAGGATCGGCCCGTCTTCGTTCGCGTGGGTCTGGCCTATGCGGACATGGCCGCGCCCTTGCGTCAGTGGTTGCTGCTGCGCAAGACCATCAGCTGGAAACTGGAGGGCCTGGCCCATTTCGAAACGCCCTTGGGCGTGGTCGACTATCCGGTTCGTGCGGTCTTTCCGCGTTCCCGTTGA
- the rpsU gene encoding 30S ribosomal protein S21, with protein sequence MAEVRVGENEPIESALKRFKKKIQKAGILSEIKRRERYEKPSVRRKKKSEAARKRHS encoded by the coding sequence TTGGCAGAAGTTCGCGTTGGCGAAAATGAGCCCATCGAGAGCGCTCTGAAGCGGTTCAAGAAGAAGATCCAGAAGGCTGGCATCTTGTCCGAGATCAAGCGCCGTGAGCGCTACGAAAAGCCCAGCGTCCGTCGGAAGAAGAAGTCGGAAGCTGCGCGGAAGCGTCACAGCTAG